A stretch of the Oncorhynchus mykiss isolate Arlee chromosome 23, USDA_OmykA_1.1, whole genome shotgun sequence genome encodes the following:
- the polr1c gene encoding DNA-directed RNA polymerases I and III subunit RPAC1 isoform X2 translates to MDETSLEFDMVGIDAALANAFRRILLAEVPTMAVEKVLIYNNTSIIQDEILAHRLGLIPIKADPRLFEYRSAGDEEGTEIDTIQLQLKIKCTRNPRATKDSADPRELYLNHMVYSKDMKWAPIGNQADVFADANIGPVHGDILLAQLRPGQELDIVMHCVKGIGQDHAKFSPVATASYRLLPEITLMETVEGEKAERLKRCFSPGVIEVENHGGKVVAKVVNSRLDTCSREVLRHDDLKNAVKLARVRDHFIFSVESTGILAPDVLVTEAIKVLMTKCQRFLGELDSTEME, encoded by the exons ATGGATGAGACTTCTCTGGAGTTCGACATGGTGGGCATAGATGCTGCTCTCGCCAATGCCTTTCGAAGGATATTGCTTGCAGAG GTCCCCACTATGGCTGTCGAGAAGGTGCTTATTTACAACAACACATCTATCATTCAGGATGAGATCCTTGCCCACAGGCTGGGCTTGATCCCTATCAAGGCTGACCCACGACTGTTCGAGTACAGAAGTGCAG GGGACGAAGAAGGCACAGAAATCGACACAATTCAACTTCAACTGAAGATCAAATGCACCAGGAACCCCAGAGCCACCAAAGACTCCGCTGACCCCCGGGAACTTTACCTGAATCACATGG TGTACTCTAAGGACATGAAGTGGGCCCCTATTGGGAACCAAGCTGATGTGTTTGCAGATGCTAACATCGGTCCAGTACATGGGGACATCCTTCTGGCGCAGCTCCGGCCTGGACAGGAGCTGGATATAGTCATGCACTGTGTGAAAGGCATTG GTCAAGACCATGCCAAGTTTTCACCTGTGGCTACAGCCAGTTACAGACTCCTTCCTGAGATCACACTAATGGAAACAGTGGAGGGGGAGAAAGCAGAGCGACTAAAACGCTGCTTCTCACCTGGAGTCATTGAAGTGGAGAACCATGGGG GAAAGGTTGTTGCCAAGGTGGTGAACAGCCGCTTAGATACCTGCAGTAGGGAGGTTCTCCGACATGACGACCTCAAGAATGCTGTGAAACTTGCAAGAGTGCGGGACCATTTTATCT TTTCTGTAGAATCCACTGGCATCCTGGCACCTGATGTCCTGGTCACAGAGGCCATCAAAGTTCTCATGACCAAGTGTCAGCGATTCCTCGGTGAACTCGATTCCACAGAGATGGAATAA
- the polr1c gene encoding DNA-directed RNA polymerases I and III subunit RPAC1 isoform X1: MAATMSNVDEIRNRVILGEFDIKNVHTTDYPGNYPGYDDTWNLQKFQKNFRIDVVQMDETSLEFDMVGIDAALANAFRRILLAEVPTMAVEKVLIYNNTSIIQDEILAHRLGLIPIKADPRLFEYRSAGDEEGTEIDTIQLQLKIKCTRNPRATKDSADPRELYLNHMVYSKDMKWAPIGNQADVFADANIGPVHGDILLAQLRPGQELDIVMHCVKGIGQDHAKFSPVATASYRLLPEITLMETVEGEKAERLKRCFSPGVIEVENHGGKVVAKVVNSRLDTCSREVLRHDDLKNAVKLARVRDHFIFSVESTGILAPDVLVTEAIKVLMTKCQRFLGELDSTEME, encoded by the exons ATGGCAGCGACCATGAGCAACGTGGATGAAATTCGGAATAGAGTGATATTAGGTGAATTTGATATAAAAAAT GTTCATACAACAGATTACCCTGGCAATTATCCTGGCTACGATGACACATGGAACTTGCAGAAATTTCAAAAG AATTTCAGAATCGACGTGGTGCAAATGGATGAGACTTCTCTGGAGTTCGACATGGTGGGCATAGATGCTGCTCTCGCCAATGCCTTTCGAAGGATATTGCTTGCAGAG GTCCCCACTATGGCTGTCGAGAAGGTGCTTATTTACAACAACACATCTATCATTCAGGATGAGATCCTTGCCCACAGGCTGGGCTTGATCCCTATCAAGGCTGACCCACGACTGTTCGAGTACAGAAGTGCAG GGGACGAAGAAGGCACAGAAATCGACACAATTCAACTTCAACTGAAGATCAAATGCACCAGGAACCCCAGAGCCACCAAAGACTCCGCTGACCCCCGGGAACTTTACCTGAATCACATGG TGTACTCTAAGGACATGAAGTGGGCCCCTATTGGGAACCAAGCTGATGTGTTTGCAGATGCTAACATCGGTCCAGTACATGGGGACATCCTTCTGGCGCAGCTCCGGCCTGGACAGGAGCTGGATATAGTCATGCACTGTGTGAAAGGCATTG GTCAAGACCATGCCAAGTTTTCACCTGTGGCTACAGCCAGTTACAGACTCCTTCCTGAGATCACACTAATGGAAACAGTGGAGGGGGAGAAAGCAGAGCGACTAAAACGCTGCTTCTCACCTGGAGTCATTGAAGTGGAGAACCATGGGG GAAAGGTTGTTGCCAAGGTGGTGAACAGCCGCTTAGATACCTGCAGTAGGGAGGTTCTCCGACATGACGACCTCAAGAATGCTGTGAAACTTGCAAGAGTGCGGGACCATTTTATCT TTTCTGTAGAATCCACTGGCATCCTGGCACCTGATGTCCTGGTCACAGAGGCCATCAAAGTTCTCATGACCAAGTGTCAGCGATTCCTCGGTGAACTCGATTCCACAGAGATGGAATAA